One window from the genome of Ananas comosus cultivar F153 linkage group 13, ASM154086v1, whole genome shotgun sequence encodes:
- the LOC109719377 gene encoding pentatricopeptide repeat-containing protein At3g06920, with product MARPRSLLSTAYRFRFSDRRKGPVFAPFNRNFSSDKPLEPIGNPKEGLRAIVDELCGVLDRAGGGGGGGGGGGAWGPKLEQALASIHPKPSPEIVVPVLKRLKDPILAVGFFRWAETIIGEPHGPDGYNSLLHLMASCGKFDSLEKFFEEMSILGYGLSNNVCVDLVGGLAKARRLKEAAELIRTMRRFKFRPAFSAYTTLIGALADAHEPDLALSMFHQMQEMGYEVNVHLFTTLIRLFAREGRLDSALSLLEEMKSNSLTADLVLYNVCIDSFGKVGKVDMAWKFFHELKAQGLRPDDVSYTSMIWVLCRALRLSEAEELFEQMESERSVPCAYAYNTMIMGYGLAGRFDDAYKLLERLREKGCIPSVVAYNSILTCLGKKGKVDEALNVFEEMKKDAEPNLSTYNIIIDMLCLAGKIEAAYEVRDAMEKAGLFPNVLTVNIMVDRLCKIDKIDEAFKIFEGITNKKGCGPNSVTYCSLIDGLGKKGKVEEAYRLFEKMLDAGHNPNAVVYTSLIRNFFKYGRKEDGHKIFKEMNRRGCNPDVTLFNTYMDCVLKAGEIERGREVFDEIKARGLSPDVRSYSILIHGLTKAGHARETYKLFYDMKDQGFVLDIRAYNAVIDGFCKSGKVDKAYQLLEEMKLKGLPPTVATYGSVIDGLAKIDRLDEAYMLFEEAKSKGIELNVIIYSSLIDGFGKVGRIDEAYLVMEEMMRKGLTPNVYTWNSLIDALVKAEEISEALVCFQTMKEMKSAPNTYTYSILINGLCRVQKFNKAFVFWQEMQKLGFAPNVVTYTTMISGLAKVGNISEAHNLFERFKANGGVPDSISFNALIEGMSNANRALDAYRVFEETRSRGCKVNAKTCIVLLDALHKAECLEQAAIVGAVLREMAKSQHASRSL from the coding sequence ATGGCGAGGCCCCGatccctcctctccaccgcctaTCGATTCCGGTTCTCCGATCGGAGAAAAGGGCCCGTTTTCGCCCCCTTTAATCGGAATTTCTCATCGGATAAACCCCTGGAACCGATCGGAAACCCTAAGGAGGGTTTGAGAGCGATTGTCGACGAGCTCTGCGGCGTCCTCGATCGCGCCggggggggcggcggcggcggcggcggcggcggcgcctggGGCCCGAAGCTGGAGCAGGCCCTCGCTTCGATCCATCCGAAACCCTCGCCGGAGATCGTCGTTCCCGTGTTGAAGCGGCTCAAAGATCCGATCTTGGCCGTCGGTTTCTTCCGATGGGCCGAAACGATCATCGGCGAGCCGCACGGCCCCGACGGCTACAATTCTCTGCTCCATTTGATGGCCAGTTGTGGAAAGTTTGATTCTTTGGAGAAGTTCTTCGAGGAGATGAGCATTCTCGGATACGGGCTATCGAACAATGTTTGCGTCGATCTTGTCGGAGGCTTAGCGAAGGCTCGGAGATTAAAGGAGGCTGCGGAATTGATTCGAACAATGCGGAGGTTCAAGTTCCGGCCGGCATTTTCGGCGTACACTACTTTGATCGGAGCCCTGGCCGATGCCCATGAGCCCGATTTGGCTCTCTCGATGTTTCATCAAATGCAGGAGATGGGTTACGAAGTGAATGTTCATCTGTTCACGACTTTGATCCGGTTGTTTGCGAGAGAGGGGAGGCTTGATTCGGCCTTGTCCTTGTTGGAGGAGATGAAGAGCAATTCTCTCACTGCCGATCTCGTGCTTTACAACGTCTGCATAGACTCTTTCGGTAAGGTGGGAAAGGTCGATATGGCGTGGAAGTTCTTCCACGAATTGAAAGCGCAGGGATTGCGTCCCGACGACGTGTCGTATACTAGCATGATTTGGGTTCTTTGTAGAGCCCTGCGATTAAGCGAAGCCGAGGAGCTTTTTGAGCAGATGGAGAGCGAACGGAGTGTTCCGTGTGCTTATGCTTACAACACGATGATTATGGGTTATGGGTTGGCGGGCCGGTTCGACGACGCTTACAAGCTATTGGAGAGGCTAAGGGAGAAGGGATGCATTCCTTCTGTCGTGGCGTATAATTCGATTCTCACTTGCCTCGGGAAGAAAGGGAAGGTCGACGAGGCTCTTAATGTATTCGAGGAGATGAAGAAGGACGCGGAGCCCAATCTCTCGACTTACAACATTATTATTGATATGCTTTGTTTAGCGGGAAAAATCGAAGCGGCCTATGAAGTAAGAGATGCCATGGAAAAAGCTGGCTTGTTTCCTAATGTCTTGACGGTGAACATAATGGTAGATCGGTTGTGTAAGATAGATAAGATTGACGAAGCCTTTAAAATATTCGAAGGAATCACTAACAAGAAGGGATGCGGTCCGAATTCCGTGACTTATTGTTCGCTTATTGATGGACTAGGCAAGAAGGGCAAGGTTGAGGAGGCCTATAGGTTGTTCGAAAAAATGTTGGATGCCGGTCACAACCCTAATGCGGTTGTGTATACTTCTCTAATACGAAACTTCTTCAAATACGGAAGGAAAGAGGATGGGCATAAGATATTCAAAGAGATGAATCGTCGAGGGTGTAACCCTGATGTTACCCTTTTCAATACGTATATGGATTGTGTTCTCAAGGCAGGGGAGATCGAAAGGGGTCGTGAAGTATTTGACGAAATCAAAGCTCGCGGGCTCTCGCCTGATGTGCGAAGCTATTCTATTCTTATTCATGGCCTAACGAAAGCTGGGCATGCTAGGGAGACCTACAAATTGTTTTACGACATGAAAGATCAGGGCTTTGTACTTGATATCCGTGCTTATAACGCAGTTATTGATGGGTTTTGCAAGTCGGGGAAGGTGGATAAAGCTTATCAACTTTTGGAGGAGATGAAGTTAAAGGGCCTTCCCCCTACCGTGGCTACCTATGGATCCGTTATTGATGGCCTTGCGAAGATTGACCGGCTTGATGAGGCTTATATGCTATTCGAAGAAGCAAAATCGAAAGGTATTGAATTGAATGTCATCatatatagtagcctaattgATGGGTTCGGGAAAGTAGGGAGGATAGATGAAGCTTATTTAGTTATGGAGGAGATGATGCGGAAGGGCTTAACTCCCAATGTGTACACATGGAATAGCTTGATTGATGCTCTAGTGAAAGCGGAAGAGATTAGTGAAGCTCTAGTGTGTTTTCAAACGATGAAGGAGATGAAATCCGCGCCCAATACCTACACTTACAGCATTCTCATTAACGGTCTTTGTCGAGTTCAGAAGTTCAACAAAGCTTTCGTGTTTTGGCAAGAAATGCAGAAGCTAGGTTTTGCTCCGAACGTAGTCACGTATACAACCATGATATCAGGCTTAGCGAAGGTGGGAAATATATCAGAGGCGCATAATCTGTTCGAGAGGTTTAAGGCTAATGGCGGAGTTCCGGATTCAATTAGTTTTAATGCTCTTATAGAAGGCATGAGCAATGCGAATAGGGCACTGGATGCTTATCGTGTATTTGAGGAGACCCGCTCAAGGGGGTGTAAAGTTAATGCGAAGACTTGTATTGTCCTTCTGGACGCATTGCATAAGGCTGAATGCCTTGAGCAAGCGGCAATTGTCGGTGCTGTCTTGAGGGAGATGGCTAAATCCCAACATGCTTCTAGATCCTTGTAG